The DNA window CCGCACCGCGAACCTTGAAGGTATTGTAGTTGCCGTATTCGACCTCGACATCGCCACCGAACTCTTCGAGTTGCGGCTTGGCGGTGATCACGTTGACCACACCACCGGTCGCGCTTTGGCCGTAAAGGGTTCCCTGCGGACCACGCAGGACTTCGATACGCTCGAGGTCAAAATACTCGGCCGCGAAAATCGGGCTGGGCAAAGCCGCTTCGTTCACGTGGAACGCAACACCCGGAGAACCCGATGCGGCGACGGTCCCCGATCCGATACCACGAATCGAGAAGTTCGATCCGGTAAAGTTCGTTTTCGTGAAGTTCACGTTCGGCGCTGTGAACTGCAAGTCACTGAAAGTCGTGATCTGCTGGAGTTCGAGAGCCTCGGCGTTGAAGGCCGAAACCGCGATGGGGACCTCCTGCAAGGACTGTGATTTACGCTGGGCCGTGACGACCATCTCTTCGATGGCGGCGCGCGGTTCGCGCTCGGGCGGCGTATCGAACGCCTCGAGCTGATTTTCAGCTTCCTTTTCTGGAGCAACGTCCAGGTCCTGTGCGTAGGCGCTGCTCGCAAATGATGCGACGAGCATGGCGATCGCAAAGTACTTTAATGTCCTCATGGATTCCCCCTGTTGGTTCGGTCTGAAGCTGCCGGATTTGGTTCGATCTGGAACGGTTTGACAGCGAATCACACTCATTATCGCGGTCCTCTCAAAAAGCAACGAAAATGGCTCTCTTGATCGAGAAAACTTCCCATCAATTTGAATTTATCGGCAGGGTATTCGTCGCCCCCTGGAGCGTGTGGGTCCCCGACAGGCTTCGCCTGTCAGGCGAAGCTCTGATAGGCGTTCTTCCCTGGCTCACGGCGAGGAGAGAATCGAGATGAAAACACACATCAAGACCTGCCCCCTGTGCGAGGCCATGTGCGGCCTTCGCGTGTCTGTCGAGAATGGGAAAGTCTCGTCGATTCGGCCCAATCCGGACGATGTCTGGTCCGAGGGCTATATTTGTCCCAAGGGCGTGGCGCTCGCTGATCTGCATGCGGATCCGGATCGGTTGCGGCGACCGTTGGTCAAGAAAAACGGTCAATTTCAGGAAGTCGGCTGGGATGAGGCGTTTGAAGCCATCGCCCGCGGCCTCGCCCCGGTGCGAGAGCGTCATGGAATGGCGGCCCTCAGTACCTATATTGGCAACCCTGCTGCCCATAACCACTCGTTATCACGGATGATTGCGGCATTTATGCCGATGTCGGGGATTCCCGTTGTGTACTCGTCAGGGACGGTGGACCAGTGGCCGAAAAATGTGAGTTCGGCCCTGCTCTACGGCGGGATGTGGACGATTCCGGTTCCGGACGTTGACCGAACCGATCATATCCTCCTGCTCGGGGCGAACCCCAGCGCTTCACAGGGGAGTTTATTGGCTGCGGCCAATTTGCCCGCGCGACTCGATGCGATTCGGGAACGTGGCGGGCGCGTTGTTGTGGTGGATCCCAGACGGACGAAAACGGCCGAACGGGCCGATGATTGGGTGCCAATCCAACCGGGCACGGATGCACTTCTGCTGCTCGCAATCGCCCATACCTTGTTTGCCGAAAAGCGCGTCAGAGCCGAGGCTCTGGAGGGGCAGATCAACGGACTGTTCGATGTCGAACAGTTGGTGGAGGATTTCTCTCCCGCGGCGGTCGCCGATGTCTGCCGGATTCCGGCGGCGAAGATTATCGAGTTGGCACGGGATCTTTCCGACGCCAGGACAGCCTGTGTCTATGGCCGCATCGGGACCTGCAATCAGGAATTTGGCACTCTGGCCTCCTGGATCATCGATGTTTTGAACGTCCTGACCGGCAATTTCGACAAGCCGGGGGGGATGATGTTCTCCGATCCGGTGGTGCCATCGCTGACCACGATGCCGCATCCGGATTTCCCGGGCGGCAAATTCTCCTTCGGGCGCTGGAAGAGTCGGGTTCGCGGCGCTCCCGAGGTTCTCGGCCAGGTTCCCGTGTCCTGCCTCGCGGAGGAGATCGCGACCCCCGGGGAAGGCCAGATCCGGGCGCTGATCACCATCGCAGGCAATCCGGTTGTCAGTGCTCCCGATTGTGGGCGCCTCGACGAAGCTCTGCCGGGTCTGGATTTCATGGTGAGTGTCGATAATTGGGTCAATGAGACCACGCGGCATGCGGATGTGATTTTGCCGGGGCAATCGCCGCTGGAACAGCCACATTGCGATGATCTGCTGCTCGGTTGGGCTGTGCGGAACCATGCGAAGTGGTCCGATCCGGTTTTCGAACCGCCGGCCGGTCAACCTCTGGAATGGGAAATTCTCCTCAAATTGGCGGGAATTGTTTCCGGCGCAGCTCCGGAAGAAGCCGATCCGACGATTTTGGATGATTTGTTCTTCACCGGATTGATCGGCGCTTTGACCGAGGCGGAAGCCCATCCGTTGGCGGGCCGGGACGTTGCCGAAATTGTCGCAGCGACGGAGGGGCGAGGCCCGGATCGCCTCGTGGATTTGGCGATTCGTACCGGCCCGCAGGGAGATCATTACGGCCGTCGGCCGACTGGCCTG is part of the Candidatus Binatia bacterium genome and encodes:
- a CDS encoding molybdopterin-dependent oxidoreductase, whose translation is MKTHIKTCPLCEAMCGLRVSVENGKVSSIRPNPDDVWSEGYICPKGVALADLHADPDRLRRPLVKKNGQFQEVGWDEAFEAIARGLAPVRERHGMAALSTYIGNPAAHNHSLSRMIAAFMPMSGIPVVYSSGTVDQWPKNVSSALLYGGMWTIPVPDVDRTDHILLLGANPSASQGSLLAAANLPARLDAIRERGGRVVVVDPRRTKTAERADDWVPIQPGTDALLLLAIAHTLFAEKRVRAEALEGQINGLFDVEQLVEDFSPAAVADVCRIPAAKIIELARDLSDARTACVYGRIGTCNQEFGTLASWIIDVLNVLTGNFDKPGGMMFSDPVVPSLTTMPHPDFPGGKFSFGRWKSRVRGAPEVLGQVPVSCLAEEIATPGEGQIRALITIAGNPVVSAPDCGRLDEALPGLDFMVSVDNWVNETTRHADVILPGQSPLEQPHCDDLLLGWAVRNHAKWSDPVFEPPAGQPLEWEILLKLAGIVSGAAPEEADPTILDDLFFTGLIGALTEAEAHPLAGRDVAEIVAATEGRGPDRLVDLAIRTGPQGDHYGRRPTGLTRAKLAAQPNGVDFGPLEPRLGEVLQTPSGRMELAPEYILGDLDRLRQRLGRGDEGLVLVSRRHLRSNNSWLHNVPKLVSGKDRCTLLMHPEDADRCGLSGEQHARIESRAGALEVSLEVSDEMMPGVVSLPHGWGHDLDGVQLQVAAAHAGVNNNLLAPGDLVDVPSGNAVVNGIPVAVSPIRPS